One region of Citrus sinensis cultivar Valencia sweet orange chromosome 6, DVS_A1.0, whole genome shotgun sequence genomic DNA includes:
- the LOC102606778 gene encoding pleiotropic drug resistance protein 3-like isoform X1 has translation MAQMIGTDEIESVRIELAEIGRSLRSSFRLPTSSYRSSSAISSRKEDTDVEHALLWAEIERLPTYDRLKASLFDVNSHGNLVDNQGKLVIDVTKLGALERHVFIEKLIKHIEHDNLQLLRKIRKRVDKVGIKLPTIEVRYKNLCVEAKCEVVHGKPLPTLWNSFKGMISVLPKLSGYKSLEAKINILNHVSGILKPGRMTLLLGPPGCGKSTFLKALSGNLDPSLKVTGEVSYNGYKLEEFVPPKTSAYISQNDLHIAEMTVRETVDFSARCQGVGSREETMMEVSRREKEAGIVPDPDIDTYMKAISVKGVKRTLQTDYILKILGLDVCADTMVGNAMRRGISGGQKKRLTTGEMIVGPTKALFMDEITNGLDSSTAYQIIACIQQLVHITDSTALISLLQPAPETFDLFDDIILMAEGKIVYHGPQDHVLAFFEDCGFRCPERKGVSDFLQEVLSRKDQAQFWLHTELPYSYFSVDMFSKKFKESPLVKKLDEELLVPYDKSKSPKNAISFSVYSLSRWELFKACMSRELLLMRRNSFVYVFKTTQLIMLATMAMTVFLRTRMEIDVFHGNYYMGSLYFSLVVLLVDGMPELSMTIQRLEVFYKQQELCFYPAWAYAIPATILKVPLSLVASLAWTCLTYYVIGYSPEVWRFFRQFILLFASHFTSISMFRFMASVFQTEFAAMTAGSVVILFVFLFGGFVISRPSMPAWLKWGFWISPVTYGEIGLSVNEFLAPRWQKMLPTNTTIGQEILESRGLNFDGFIFWISLGALFGIALLLNIGFTLALTFLKSSGSSRVMISHEKLAKMQESEDSSYGEPVKENSRSTPMTNKESYKGRMVLPFEPLTVAFQDLKYYVDTPLEMRERGFADRKLRLLYDVTGSLRPGVLTALMGVSGAGKTTLMDVLAGRKTSGYVEGEIKISGYPKVQETFARVSGYCEQTDIHSPNITVEESVIFSAWLRLAPEINSKTKAEFVNEVLETIELDAIKDSLVGIPGVNGLSTEQRKRLTIAVELVANPSIIFMDEPTTGLDARAAAIVMRAVKNIVNTGRTIVCTIHQPSIDIFEAFDELILLKTGGRIIYCGPLGKHSSQVIEYFEGISGVPKIRNNYNPATWVIEVTSTSAEAELCVDFAQIFRESVLYENNRELVKQLNTLPPGSKDLHFPTRFSRNFWGQFKSCLWKLHLSYWRSPSYNLMRIMHTATASLLFGVLFWDHGQKLDNQQDLFNIVGSSYLAVVFLGINNCSSVIPNVARERTVMYREGFAGMYSPWAYALAQVTVEIPYLLIQALSYVIIGYPMIGYYWSAYKLFWNFYGMFCTMMFYNYLGMLLVSLTPNSMIASILSSVCYTLFNLFAGFLIPGPKIPKWWIWMYYMMPTSWALNAMVTSQYGDIDKEMIVFGETKKLSSFIQDYFGFHHDRLPITAAVLIIYPLVLAFLFAFCIERLNFLRR, from the exons ATGGCTCAGATGATTGGTACTGATGAGATAGAGTCTGTGAGAATTGAGTTGGCAGAGATAGGAAGAAGCCTGAGATCGTCATTCCGGCTTCCGACCTCCAGTTACAGAAGCAGCTCAGCAATAAGTTCAAGGAAGGAGGATACTGATGTTGAACATGCTTTGCTGTGGGCTGAAATCGAGAGATTACCTACTTATGACCGGCTGAAAGCATCTTTGTTTGATGTAAACAGTCATGGAAACCTGGTTGATAATCAAGGAAAACTGGTGATTGATGTTACCAAGCTTGGAGCACTTGAACGGCATGTGTTCATTGAGAAGCTTATCAAACACATTGAGCACGACAACCTTCAGCTATTGCGGAAAATCAGAAAAAGAGTGGACAA AGTTGGCATAAAGTTGCCCACTATAGAGGTGAGATACAAGAATTTGTGCGTGGAAGCCAAGTGTGAGGTTGTTCATGGAAAGCCACTCCCGACCCTTTGGAATTCTTTTAAAGGCATGATTTCC GTCTTACCAAAGCTTTCAGGTTACAAGTCTCTTGAAGCAAAGATAAACATTCTTAATCATGTCAGCGGCATCTTGAAACCTGGAAG GATGACTCTTCTGCTTGGCCCTCCTGGATGTGGAAAGAGCACCTTTTTAAAAGCTCTCTCAGGAAATCTTGATCCATCTCTTAAG GTCACTGGGGAAGTTTCATATAATGGATACAAGCTGGAAGAGTTTGTCCCCCCGAAAACTTCAGCTTATATAAGCCAAAATGACCTTCATATAGCTGAAATGACTGTGAGGGAAACTGTTGACTTTTCTGCCCGTTGTCAGGGTGTTGGAAGCCGAGAAG AGACTATGATGGAGGTCAGTAGAAGGGAGAAGGAGGCAGGAATTGTTCCTGATCCAGATATAGACACGTACATGAAG GCAATTTCTGTCAAAGGAGTAAAAAGAACCCTTCAAACGGATTACATATTAAAA ATCCTTGGACTTGATGTCTGTGCTGACACAATGGTGGGAAATGCCATGAGAAGAGGTATCTCTGGAGGTCAGAAAAAGAGACTTACTACag GGGAGATGATTGTTGGACCAACAAAAGCACTATTTATGGATGAAATAACAAATGGTTTAGATAGTTCCACCGCATATCAGATCATTGCTTGTATTCAGCAGCTGGTGCATATAACAGATTCTACTGCATTGATTTCACTTCTTCAACCAGCACCAGAAACCTTTGATCTGTTTGATGACATCATTTTAATGGCTGAAGGAAAGATTGTGTATCATGGACCCCAGGATCATGTCCTAGCCTTTTTTGAGGATTGTGGCTTTAGGTGTCCTGAGAGGAAAGGGGTTTCTGACTTCCTACAGGAG GTTTTGTCCAGAAAAGATCAAGCACAATTCTGGCTCCATACTGAACTTCCCTACAGTTACTTTTCAGTAGATATGTTCTCTAAGAAATTCAAGGAATCTCCTCTTGTTAAAAAGCTTGATGAAGAACTTTTAGTGCCATATGATAAATCAAAAAGTCCCAAGAATGCAATTTCCTTTAGTGTATATTCTCTTTCTAGATGGGAGCTATTCAAGGCTTGCATGTCAAGGGAACTTCTTCTCATGAGGAGAAATTCTTTTGTCTATGTATTCAAGACAACTCAG CTTATTATGCTCGCAACCATGGCAATGACTGTTTTTCTGAGAACTCGAATGGAGATTGACGTTTTTCATGGGAATTACTACATGGGTTCCTTATACTTCTCACTCGTTGTTCTTCTTGTTGATGGCATGCCTGAGTTGTCTATGACGATTCAAAGACTTGAAGTTTTCTATAAACAGCAGGAGTTGTGCTTTTACCCAGCTTGGGCGTATGCAATTCCAGCCACTATTTTGAAAGTTCCTCTTTCTTTAGTTGCATCTCTGGCCTGGACATGTCTTACTTATTATGTCATTGGATACAGTCCAGAGGTCTGGAG GTTCTTCCGTCAGTTCATTCTTCTTTTTGCCTCGCACTTTACATCAATATCCATGTTCCGATTTATGGCATCAGTCTTCCAGACTGAGTTTGCTGCTATGACAGCTGGAAGTGTTGTGATACtgtttgtgtttttatttgggGGCTTCGTTATTTCACGAC CCTCGATGCCAGCGTGGTTGAAGTGGGGTTTTTGGATATCTCCTGTTACATACGGGGAGATAGGTCTCTCTGTAAATGAATTTCTTGCTCCTCGGTGGCAAAAG ATGCTGCCCACAAACACTACAATAGGGCAAGAAATACTTGAAAGCCGTGGACTAAACTTTGATGGATTTATTTTCTGGATATCACTTGGTGCGTTGTTTGGCATTGCCTTACTTCTTAACATTGGCTTTACGTTGGCCTTAACTTTCTTAAAGT CTTCTGGGTCATCTCGTGTTATGATTTCGCATGAAAAGTTAGCCAAGATGCAAGAAAGTGAAGATTCCAGTTATGGTGAACCTGTGAAAGAGAATTCTAGGAGTACTCCTATGACTAATAAAGAATCTTATAAAG GCAGGATGGTCTTACCTTTTGAGCCCTTAACAGTAGCATTTCAGGATCTGAAATACTATGTTGACACCCCTTTG GAAATGAGAGAACGGGGATTTGCTGACAGGAAACTTCGACTGCTTTATGATGTTACGGGTTCATTAAGGCCAGGTGTTCTAACAGCATTAATGGGCGTCAGTGGAGCTGGAAAAACAACTCTGATGGATGTTCTTGCTGGAAGAAAAACAAGTGGCTATGTCGAGggggaaataaaaattagtgggTATCCTAAGGTTCAAGAAACATTTGCTAGAGTTTCAGGTTATTGTGAGCAAACAGACATACATTCTCCTAATATCACTGTTGAAGAATCTGTAATTTTTTCTGCTTGGCTACGTCTTGCTCCTGAGATCAACTCAAAAACTAAAGCT GAATTTGTGAATGAAGTACTTGAGACCATTGAGCTGGACGCAATTAAGGATTCCTTAGTTGGCATACCTGGTGTTAATGGTCTATCAACTGAGCAACGTAAGCGGCTTACTATAGCCGTTGAACTTGTTGCCAATccttctataatttttatggatGAACCTACAACTGGTCTTGACGCACGAGCAGCAGCAATTGTCATGCGAGCTGTGAAGAATATAGTTAATACAGGAAGAACAATAGTTTGCACTATCCACCAACCAAGTATTGATATATTTGAAGCATTTGATGAG CTGATCCTTTTGAAAACTGGTGGACGCATCATCTACTGTGGGCCATTAGGAAAGCATTCAAGTCAAGTCATAGAATATTTTGAG GGTATCTCTGGAGTGCCAAAGATTAGAAATAATTATAACCCAGCAACATGGGTAATAGAGGTCACTTCCACATCTGCTGAAGCTGAACTTTGTGTAGATTTTGCTCAAATATTTAGGGAATCTGTTTTATATGA GAACAACAGAGAGCTTGTAAAGCAGTTGAATACTCTGCCACCAGGTTCAAAAGATTTGCATTTTCCAACCCGCTTTTCACGCAATTTCTGGGGGCAATTTAAATCTTGCTTGTGGAAACTGCATTTGTCTTATTGGAGAAGTCCTTCATACAATTTAATGCGTATCATGCACACGGCTACCGCTTCTTTACTTTTTGGTGTACTTTTTTGGGACCATGGACAGAAATT AGATAACCAGCAAGATTTATTCAATATTGTGGGTTCATCATACTTGGCTGTGGTATTCTTGGGGATAAACAATTGTTCATCAGTTATACCAAATGTGGCGAGGGAGAGAACTGTTATGTATCGAGAAGGATTTGCAGGAATGTACTCTCCATGGGCTTATGCACTTGCGCAG GTCACAGTTGAGATTCcttatttacttattcaaGCACTTTCATATGTGATCATCGGTTATCCAATGATTGGTTATTATTGGTCAGCATATAAGCTTTTCTGGAATTTCTATGGGATGTTTTGTACAATGATGTTTTACAATTATCTGGGAATGCTACTAGTGTCGTTGACACCAAATTCCATGATTGCTTCAATTCTATCCTCAGTTTGCTACACATTATTTAACCTTTTCGCTGGATTTTTGATTCCTGGACCG AAAATTCCTAAATGGTGGATTTGGATGTATTATATGATGCCTACCTCTTGGGCACTAAATGCTATGGTTACTTCACAATATGGAGATATTGACAAGGAAATGATTGTATTTGGtgaaacaaagaaattgtCCTCCTTCATACAAGATTATTTTGGGTTTCACCATGATCGCTTGCCTATTACGGCTGCTGTTCTTATCATCTATCCTCTTGTTCTTGCctttctttttgcattttgTATAGAAAGATTGAACTTTCTCAGAaggtaa